Proteins encoded within one genomic window of Bombina bombina isolate aBomBom1 chromosome 1, aBomBom1.pri, whole genome shotgun sequence:
- the LOC128638525 gene encoding gamma-crystallin 1-like isoform X1: MGKIIFYEDKNFQGRSYECSSDCSDLHSYFNRCNSIRVENGNWMLYEFPNYKGHQYFLRRGEYPDFRQWMGFNDSIRSCRLTPQVRDVDCSYRVRIYEREDFRGQMIEFTEDCPFVYEKFRYHDILSCNVLEGYWIFYEEPNYKGRQYYLSPAEYRRYFDWGAINSRVGSFRRAMDLY; the protein is encoded by the exons ATGGGAAAG ATCATCTTCTATGAGGACAAGAACTTTCAGGGCCGCTCCTACGAGTGTAGCTCTGACTGTTCTGATCTTCACTCTTACTTTAACCGCTGCAACTCCATCCGTGTGGAGAATGGAAATTGGATGCTGTATGAATTTCCCAACTACAAAGGACATCAGTACTTTCTGAGAAGAGGAGAATACCCTGATTTCCGACAATGGATGGGATTTAATGACTCCATTAGATCTTGTCGTTTAACACCTCAAGTAAGAGACGTGGACT GCTCCTACAGGGTGAGGATCTATGAGAGGGAGGACTTCAGAGGTCAAATGATAGAGTTTACAGAGGACTGCCCATTTGTGTATGAGAAATTTCGGTATCATGACATCCTTTCCTGCAATGTGCTTGAAGGATACTGGATCTTCTATGAAGAACCCAACTACAAAGGGCGTCAGTACTACTTGAGTCCTGCCGAGTACAGGAGATACTTTGATTGGGGAGCTATAAATAGCCGTGTTGGATCTTTTAGACGAGCTATGGACTTATACTAA
- the LOC128638525 gene encoding gamma-crystallin 1-like isoform X2 gives MGKIIFYEDKNFQGRSYECSSDCSDLHSYFNRCNSIRVENGNWMLYEFPNYKGHQYFLRRGEYPDFRQWMGFNDSIRSCRLTPQHRGSYRVRIYEREDFRGQMIEFTEDCPFVYEKFRYHDILSCNVLEGYWIFYEEPNYKGRQYYLSPAEYRRYFDWGAINSRVGSFRRAMDLY, from the exons ATGGGAAAG ATCATCTTCTATGAGGACAAGAACTTTCAGGGCCGCTCCTACGAGTGTAGCTCTGACTGTTCTGATCTTCACTCTTACTTTAACCGCTGCAACTCCATCCGTGTGGAGAATGGAAATTGGATGCTGTATGAATTTCCCAACTACAAAGGACATCAGTACTTTCTGAGAAGAGGAGAATACCCTGATTTCCGACAATGGATGGGATTTAATGACTCCATTAGATCTTGTCGTTTAACACCTCAA CACCGAGGCTCCTACAGGGTGAGGATCTATGAGAGGGAGGACTTCAGAGGTCAAATGATAGAGTTTACAGAGGACTGCCCATTTGTGTATGAGAAATTTCGGTATCATGACATCCTTTCCTGCAATGTGCTTGAAGGATACTGGATCTTCTATGAAGAACCCAACTACAAAGGGCGTCAGTACTACTTGAGTCCTGCCGAGTACAGGAGATACTTTGATTGGGGAGCTATAAATAGCCGTGTTGGATCTTTTAGACGAGCTATGGACTTATACTAA